The Toxoplasma gondii ME49 chromosome XI, whole genome shotgun sequence region TGTACCGACTTGACTCCGTGTAAGAGGAATTGGAGTTCATCGTCGTCGAAAGTTCTCAGGTCATCGAGGCGAATCTCATACGTAGAAACGACGTGAGATATCTACAAGACTAAAGTCAAACACTATCAGCTACGGTGAAACTTGAAGTTGCTCGTTTGGCACTCAACGGAAGAAGCAACGGCTGAGAAAATGTGTTACACCTGAGCTGCACAGCGGTATCATTCAAAACGCCGACACTCTCGAAGTACCACTGAATATGCCATACATCCGGTTCCAGCGTTGAAAACATTCAGTATCACGTTTCAGGTACGGTTACGAGTGGCTTTGTACAAACGCACATCAATACTTGTCGTAGACTCCAACCGCAGAAACGCTGGACGGCGGCGGTGCTTAGGTTAACTGTAAATCGAATGATATCCGCTGTTTCTACTTTCATATTCGCGCAAATAGCATGAAGTGGATTTTTCCTTGCATACCAAATGCGACCGGACGGAAACTGTTCGTCATACCACTGTCCCAAGTACCAAGAGGAGCCTATTAAACAGGCGCTCTGCGGCAGTCAACACACGGGGGAACCAGAATCCAGACGGCTCACGGTCAAGAGGACAGAAGGGGAGCAAATGAAGGTATTCACCTAGGCTTTACCCGGGCTTTGATTCAGCGGCATTTCTTAACTCAACGGGATGCCAGTGAATGTCTCATTCTTGCGTTGCGGATGAGGGCCGCTGAGAGACTCTCAGCTCAGCGGCAGGCCTGCGTGGATTATAACAGAGCCACAGTGACGGGACAAAGACCAAGGAGGAAAACCAAGTGTGAAACACGCAAGAACACAAGTAGAGAGGAATAGTAAGGGGGCGAGGAGCGCCGATCAtgacgagagaaggcagaaggcggCATTCGTTGCACAGGCGAGTCTGGAGCTCTACGGGGTCGACGCACACTCGGGGGGGGAGGCTCGAGGTGACGATACACTCGAAGCCCGTTGTCTGTACGCCTGGTTTTTGTGACACTTCTCCAGTCAAATTGTCCTGAGATTGAGGAACACCGCCAATGCTCTCAAAATCTGTCCACGTTAACCTTTGACTTGCACTCGCGAGCAACTGTCCGGCACGCGTGCTGTCGGTTCCTGGCAGGCTTCCTCGCGGCGATCGCCGGTTCCCGACGCTTGTCTCCAACGCAACCCGGTAACCGGACATCTGTCATGCGCTACAGAGGAAAAATGCACCTCTTCTTGCAGCCAGACAATTATTCGGAGTTCCTTTTGTCAGCcgtctcgccttttccttccaTCAGCCCCGCTTCTGAAGATTGACTTTGACGCTCGCGCCGTTTGCATGGTTTCCACCGCGGGCAGCGTacacagaaagaggcaggcgcgTGTGCTGTTTCGCAACTTTGTTTGCCTCGTCTTCACGTCTTTCTGCGCGAAGACTCGACATTGTAGTCTTTTTTCGTGACCGTTTGAGTGGGAAGCAGGCGGGCACCCTTTTCCTCCGCAGAGAGCGCACTCAAAAACCACCGATACTCACGCAAGGCACATCTAGTGCCGCCGGTCGCAGTCAAGACGACTTCCGCCTTTCTCACCGGCCGGCTCCCGTCATTCTGCCGGAGTTGAGTTGTCTCTTGTCCCTTCTTTCGCCACCTCTCGTCTCGACTCGCTTGAGAGTGAGAAATTCTCAGAACGGAGCTTCCCTGTGGTCCCTCTGGGGCAGCTGCAGGTCTCGCGCGGTGCTGGCCCGCCGCCTCTTTCTTGCGGTTCACACTGTCTCCGTCAGTTGTTCTGTCGGTACGCATATTTTCCAGACTCTACAGAACCGAGTGCCTGCAGGCGTGTCCCTTTCTTGCGTTTTGTGGGCCAGAAACGCTGTCCGGATCCCTGCATTTATGGATAAACACCCGAGACGGTGTAGGTATGGATCTGCGGAGGGGTCGGTAAGATTCTTCACAGGTTCCTGTCTTCACTGTTTCCCAGATGTCAACACACAGTCTTTCAGCGATGCCGCCGCCACCTCCTGGTCCCCTCCAACTAGCTGCTGCCCCCCAGAGCCGCAGACGAGGCAGGCGGCCAGAGGCACGACACGCCGCGTCTCCCGCTTCACTTCCCTCTTTTGCGCTttgtctccctgtctctttgcCCCACCGCGCGTACTGTCTCCGACACGTCTTCCTCGGCTGCCTcggcctcttcgctctcttaTGGAACTCTGGCCAGCTGGCCTCTGCCCAACTCCGCATCCAGTCGCCTAAGCACCTCATCGAGGAACTGAAGGGCGCCGGAGCCTTCGAGGAGCAGGCGGGAGAAACCATTATCGGGTCCACTGCGTCCTTCGGCACTCCTGCATACGGAACTGTCCTCAGGTAACCTCGCTGGCAAAGAAGatggaggcagagagacgcacacagagaaggaacgcgatacacagagagagaaagagagggaaagagagggagaccgAAATAGATAGGCATGCGCAGAGAGCGAATGAGAAAcgcacacatgcagagagaaagaagtgagAGAAGGTGCGAGAATGGAAGCAGTGCAGAGGACGGCGTAGGAAAGAAACATCAGGATGGCGCCTATCGAGGTATAGAGAGAGAATTGAAATGAGAATgtcagagaaagaagacgagagaacagaatgcgacggagaaggagatggATCTGAGGATGAGCAAATGGACAGGAGCCAGTCCAAGAGGCGACCGATCCCCGCAGAACTGGCGTGACTTCTTAGCTACCCACGTAGTTCTGCCGTGTTTATGGACTTTCTGCATGTGGCCCGGGTGGCTGCATACAGTggaggggagaaaggcggTGGGATAGGGAAGAAGATATCAGAAGCGCTGTAGCAACGCCACTCGTTCTGTGTATCTGACTCTCCTCTAGGTAGGCTGagattttcttctttgtgcgTGAGAATGCTGCAGTCCATGTCTATTTTTGCTCTCGTTTTGCGCCCAGAGGAAAGGCATTCTATGTGCCCGACCCCGCGACAGAGCGCGTGGACAGCGGCAGTCACTGCACTCCAGCGTATTGCGAGAAAATCAAGAACGAAGTGGATCAGTGGAAGAAATCAGAGGCGACAGGAGGACCCAGCAAGGTACGGCTAGAATCTCAGGAAGAGACCTCTCCGGTATTCTCCTCTTGGAtgctctctccgtcttgACTTCTCCCGTTCTATCTACCTGTATGTATGTGTTtccatctctctcgctgtcgctaTCTAAATGGTcggcctgtctctccatctgttTCCATCCAGCTCTATCAAATCTTCAGCTATCTCTCGTGTAtatttgtttctctctcgcactcGCAGTGTAATGTCTCTGTATCCCTTGTTGTGAGTGTGGAGTCGCTGgttgctctcctctcctgcctTTTGCCATATTACGATTGACGCATCCTCTCGTTTTATCTTGccttgctcttcctctccctttcgcGTCCCCCCCTACCCTCCGTATTTATTACCCTCCCCTGGGTTGCAGATCGCGCCGtcgttgcctctcttcgtctggtGTCCCGCCGCCAGCGCTTTTTCTATGCGTTTTGCGGGCAGTCTTATCGATGTGGGACTTGTTGAGTAACTGGAGGAACGCTCTCCGTTCGCACATCTTAGATCTCCTGTTTTATCTCCTTTTTCAGGTTATTTTCTTTCTGGATCGCGGCATTTGCACCTTCGCGACGAAAGTGAGAATTGCACAAGCATGTGGAGCGGATGCAGCAGTCGTGGTCGATCGAGGCGTCTCTGGATGGAGTCGGTCTTATATTCGGTTCAATGTGATAATGAGCGACGATGGAACCGGGCAAGACATTAATATTCCTAGCGTCCTCATTTCGAGGGCAGACGGGCAATTAATTCTTGACGCCATCATCGCGGGTGCCGGCGATGAACCTGTTCTTCTCGAAATGGAATGGAACATTCCCAATAGATGGCCCGTCGCTGTCGAGTTCTGGACAGATCCAGGCGAACGACAAAGTAAGTGCATCCTTACACAGGTTCGTAGGCGCATATATGTGTGAATGTGCGTTTCTCCATCCTTTTGTATAAATGTGCAggtatatgtatctatattGATATGACTATATCTGCCTTTCTATGTCTACCTGTCTGTATCTTTGTAActatatgtatgcataggTGTCTATCCATATAAATATACCTTCTATATCTATccatctgtatctatctacTTCTATCTATACATGTTTACCCATATCCATTTTTAGCTCTATCCATATCTACCGAGCTGTATTCATCTCTCTATATCTATCCATCcatttctgtctgtttctaTGTATATTGATGGATTTGTTATCGTATattatatgcatatatatatatatatatatatttgtatgaGTTCCTGTTAATCTGAAACTCTCTCTATCCATCTGCATTTATTGATATAAAACTTTGTGTATCCCCGCGTATCGATATATCGGTATTTATATCTGCAGGCATGTGCAGGGATTCGCCTGTATCTTTGTTGtctttttgtgttttttcaggCAGCGCGTTTCTGCAGCAGGTCGCGCCGCACATGTTAGAACTCGGTCCACATGTCCGGTTCAAGACGCTCTACTCGATTTTCGAGATCGAGGGGGGAAGCGGCGAACTTTGTCTCACCAAGGGTCTCTACAAACAGTTTCCGCAGGCGTACTGCGCTTTCGACCCTGCTGCGCAGTCCGTAGCCCACACTGGTGAGAGCTgtagaaagacagagaaacagatagaagtggaagaaaagggaagaaagagggaggaaagaggaaggacgtGAAGGAACATGGAAGAG contains the following coding sequences:
- a CDS encoding hypothetical protein (encoded by transcript TGME49_312850), yielding MRTDRTTDGDSVNRKKEAAGQHRARPAAAPEGPQGSSVLRISHSQASRDERWRKKGQETTQLRQNDGSRPVRKAEVVLTATGGTRCALREYRWFLSALSAEEKGARLLPTQTVTKKDYNVESSRRKT
- a CDS encoding hypothetical protein (encoded by transcript TGME49_312860~Signal peptide predicted by SignalP 2.0 HMM (probability 0.764) with cleavage site probability 0.507 at residue 84~Predicted trans-membrane domain (TMHMM2.0):516-539) yields the protein MSTHSLSAMPPPPPGPLQLAAAPQSRRRGRRPEARHAASPASLPSFALCLPVSLPHRAYCLRHVFLGCLGLFALLWNSGQLASAQLRIQSPKHLIEELKGAGAFEEQAGETIIGSTASFGTPAYGTVLRGKAFYVPDPATERVDSGSHCTPAYCEKIKNEVDQWKKSEATGGPSKVIFFLDRGICTFATKVRIAQACGADAAVVVDRGVSGWSRSYIRFNVIMSDDGTGQDINIPSVLISRADGQLILDAIIAGAGDEPVLLEMEWNIPNRWPVAVEFWTDPGERQSSAFLQQVAPHMLELGPHVRFKTLYSIFEIEGGSGELCLTKGLYKQFPQAYCAFDPAAQSVAHTGSEVVEEALREACLYQITATSAKDLPDSEFSKEFWQYHMLMADPQKGCFFNGEGRHEWGESCSMRLMSEILSSGQMKLLKECIDGPQGRQLLDVSKSNRTWGPIALRVNGARFSGNLDVETAMRVICASTKDPNTDRYRAPECEKLMIEVHKEEAPWLRDAPDWQNFFLVLLFLGIIAACAVALYYRVAKQRLLQEVRREVNAEIQQQIQQYYEMNEERAPPARRGLERQPLVVP